TGCATTCTCTGACAGATAGTCTATCAACTCAGAAATCCTTCCTCTTTGGTATTCTTCGTAGATTTTGGTGAGCTCCCGAACCAAGACCACCGAGCGGTCGCCATAGACTTCCAGCATATTTTCGAGCGTAACCCTGACCCTGTGAGGAGATTCGTAAAAGATCTGTGTCTCTGGATAGGATTTTTTACTCTCAAAAAATTCCTTCTGCTGCCCTGACTTACGAGGCAAGAAACCATAAAAAATATGAGGCTGAGGCGCTAAACCACTGGCAATCAGAGCGGAAATCCCAGCACTGGGACCCGGAACCGTCACCACAGCAATGTCCTCAGCAATAGCCGCTTTGACCAAATCATGCCCCGGATCCGAAATGCTTGGCAAGCCAGCATCCGACACCTGAGCCAGATTTTGTCCTGACTTAAGCAAGTCCAGCAAGACCGGTATCTTTTCCTGAGCATTGTGCTCATGAAAGCTGATCTGCCGAGTCTCAATCCCAAAGTGCTTGAGTAAAAGTCCTGTATTTCTGGTATCTTCGGCCGCAATGACATCCACTTCCTTGAGGGTATTGACCATGCGAATGCTCATGTCGTCCATATTTCCAATGGGAGTCGCCACCAAATACAGCTTACCGTAGGGCGACTGTCCCTTAAAACTCTTCTGAATCTGCATTTCTACTCCCTGAATAACAACTCATCACAGAACATGCACTCCGCATCATTTTCTCGGCGCTGACCATAGAAATCTGTACACACATGAAAGCCATCGTAGTACAGTTTGCGGAGATTGTCCCGATTTTTATTGATTTTAACCGGTGCTACTTGCTCTACCTCACCTAGACGTTCTCTCAGCTTGTCATTTTCTAGCTGGAGGACGATATTTTCCTCCACGACACTCTTAAGATTTTTCTTGATGGCTTCTACCTCAGCAAGGGTCACTAAAAGCGTCTGAGAAAAATCATCTAAGGCATCAAATAGTTCTTTTTTATTCATTATCTGCTCCTATCTTGCTTGTACACTGGCTTTTAAAATCATGTATTCCAGAGCATTTTGAAAAGACACATTGGCTCGCCACATCTTCTTTGCTTCTAAGAGATCTTCCAGTTTCTTACGACCTGCCTCGCTTCCAAGTTCCTTGGCCAGCAAGACCTCCAAGATTTTAAAGATCTGCTCCTGCTTATCCTTGTCCTCAGCCAGTTTAGCCAGCTTGGCCACTTGGAGATAAGCCTGATTCTCATTGGTCAGGGCAGCCTTGACAAAGCGCTGACTCTCATTGACCAGCTCAAAGAAAGACTTGTTGGACACCAACTGATCGGCCTCTTCCTGGGTCTGGCTATATGCAGCCAGCAACTCAGCCTGACTTTTGATTAAGCCAGCCTCTTCCAGCTGGTGCTGGAGAACATCCTGATTCTTCCGAAAGTGAAAAATCTGTGTTCGGCTCTTGATGGTGGGCAACATCAGATGCTCATCGGCTGTCAAAAGAAAGATGTAAATCTCACTCTGGGGCTCTTCGATGACCTTGAGGAGAGAATTAGCGGCATTGACATGCATCTTATCCGCATCACAGATGATAAAGACCTGTCTGTTGCCCTCCATACCGCTCTGGGAAAAACTTCTCACCAGCTCACGAATGCGCTCCGTTTTGATAATGCCATTCACCGGTCGGACAACTGTCACATCTGAGAAATCCTCGCTCTCAATCAAGCGACAAGCCCGACAAGTACCGCAAGGCCAAACTCCCTGACGATTCTCACAAAAGAGACTCTGGGATAAGGTCAAAGCCATGGCAAAACTGGAAAAATTCCCTGAAAATAAATAAGCATGATTGAGCCGTCCAGCTTCCAAAATTTGCTGAAAAGTTTCTGTAAGTTTAGGCTGAGCCTGACGTAAATCTTCTACTGTCATTTTTCTTTGATAAACCGTTCTTTGATAGCTGCCAAACTGTCGGCCACTACTTGCTCCAGCGGCTGACTAGCATCTATCTTGACGACACGTTCTGGTTCCTTTTCTAAAATAGTCAGATAGCCTTGACGCACGCGTTCATGCAGGTCGAGACCCTCCAGATCCAAACGATTGACCTCGCGATCCTTATTTCGAGCAATGCGAGCCAGACCTTCCTTGATATCAATATCGAAATAAAGGGTCAAATCTGGCTTGAGTCCATCAGTCGCAAACTGGTTGAGCCATTCCACATCGTCAACTGCCAAGCCCCGGCCATAGCCTTGATAAGCCACCGAGCTATCAATAAACCGATCTTGCAAGACCCATGTCCCTTGCTCTAGGGCAGGCAGAACTTTCTCCGCCAGATGCTGACGTCGGCTAGCAATATAAAGCAGCAACTCGGTCTTAGCATCCATGGCTGTGTGCCCCTTATCCAAAATTACCTCGCGGATTTTTTCAGAAATAACCACACCGCCAGGCTCTCTCGTTGTTAGCAACTCACAGCCCATCTCTTTCAACTGAGGAAGCAAAGCCTCTAAGACACTGGTCTTCCCAGCACCTTCTGGCCCTTCTAGCGATATAAAAATACCTTTTTTCATCGTTTTCCTTTTACATTCATTCTGCCAATGGATACAGAAATTCCTATTTTAGTCTATGCTTTATTGTACCAAAAATTATTCCAAAAGCCCATAGAAGAATTTCTCGAAAACTATTTCATATTATTTTCAAAAATGAAAACTTTTGATAAAATAGAGTCAGAAAATTCTTAGGAGAGTCTGATGTTTAAATTTAAAAATATACTGGCCATCATTCTGGGGGCTGGAATTTTTTCTTTTGGGATTCATTATTTAGTAATTCCTTTTCACTTATATGAGGGTGGAGCAACGGGGATCACCTTGATTGTCTACTACCTCTTCAAGATTCCTGTATCAACCACCAACTTGGTCATCAATATTCCACTCTTTATTCTCGCTTGGAAATTACTGGGAAATCGCACCCTTTATCTCAGCATTTTAGGCACCTTCTCTGTATCAGCCTGGCTTAAATTATTCGAGCTGCTACCTGCTTCCAAACACTTGCAAGACTATTTCTTTTCTGCCTTGGATGGCGACGTTTTGCTAGCCTGCCTTGGAACGGGAATCATTTTGGGAGTCGGATTAGGCATTATTTTTAATGCTGGGGGGACGACTGGTGGTACCGATATTGTAGCTCGTATCTTCAATAAATATACCAGCATCTCCATGGGACGACTCATGCTGACAGTGGACTTTATCGTGATCTCTCTGGTTCTTTTAGTCTTCAAAGATCTGCGCATGGTTTCTTATACGCTCATGTTTGTCTTTATCACTTCCCGTGTTATTGACTTGATTGCCGAGGGTGGCTTCGCGGG
This genomic window from Streptococcus cristatus AS 1.3089 contains:
- the rsmI gene encoding 16S rRNA (cytidine(1402)-2'-O)-methyltransferase, coding for MQIQKSFKGQSPYGKLYLVATPIGNMDDMSIRMVNTLKEVDVIAAEDTRNTGLLLKHFGIETRQISFHEHNAQEKIPVLLDLLKSGQNLAQVSDAGLPSISDPGHDLVKAAIAEDIAVVTVPGPSAGISALIASGLAPQPHIFYGFLPRKSGQQKEFFESKKSYPETQIFYESPHRVRVTLENMLEVYGDRSVVLVRELTKIYEEYQRGRISELIDYLSENALKGECLLIVAGASLEKEDKADADLLAEIDSLVQSGSKKNQAIKEVAKKYGRNKSQLYALYHDEGRN
- the yabA gene encoding DNA replication initiation control protein YabA, with the translated sequence MNKKELFDALDDFSQTLLVTLAEVEAIKKNLKSVVEENIVLQLENDKLRERLGEVEQVAPVKINKNRDNLRKLYYDGFHVCTDFYGQRRENDAECMFCDELLFRE
- a CDS encoding DNA polymerase III subunit delta' — encoded protein: MTVEDLRQAQPKLTETFQQILEAGRLNHAYLFSGNFSSFAMALTLSQSLFCENRQGVWPCGTCRACRLIESEDFSDVTVVRPVNGIIKTERIRELVRSFSQSGMEGNRQVFIICDADKMHVNAANSLLKVIEEPQSEIYIFLLTADEHLMLPTIKSRTQIFHFRKNQDVLQHQLEEAGLIKSQAELLAAYSQTQEEADQLVSNKSFFELVNESQRFVKAALTNENQAYLQVAKLAKLAEDKDKQEQIFKILEVLLAKELGSEAGRKKLEDLLEAKKMWRANVSFQNALEYMILKASVQAR
- the tmk gene encoding dTMP kinase yields the protein MKKGIFISLEGPEGAGKTSVLEALLPQLKEMGCELLTTREPGGVVISEKIREVILDKGHTAMDAKTELLLYIASRRQHLAEKVLPALEQGTWVLQDRFIDSSVAYQGYGRGLAVDDVEWLNQFATDGLKPDLTLYFDIDIKEGLARIARNKDREVNRLDLEGLDLHERVRQGYLTILEKEPERVVKIDASQPLEQVVADSLAAIKERFIKEK
- a CDS encoding YitT family protein, which produces MFKFKNILAIILGAGIFSFGIHYLVIPFHLYEGGATGITLIVYYLFKIPVSTTNLVINIPLFILAWKLLGNRTLYLSILGTFSVSAWLKLFELLPASKHLQDYFFSALDGDVLLACLGTGIILGVGLGIIFNAGGTTGGTDIVARIFNKYTSISMGRLMLTVDFIVISLVLLVFKDLRMVSYTLMFVFITSRVIDLIAEGGFAGKGFLIVTSKPIELAEAINEKLGRGVTYLQGQGFYSKQDLQIVYCVVSRNEMQQMKKLINDIDPFAFTTITEAHEILGEGFTLDSNKQPIVK